Proteins from a genomic interval of Fundulus heteroclitus isolate FHET01 chromosome 21, MU-UCD_Fhet_4.1, whole genome shotgun sequence:
- the spag6 gene encoding sperm-associated antigen 6, which yields MSQRQIVQVFEQYQKSRQHFVQTVADLATRPQNTEILHNAGVMPMLRSLMLDAVPSIQQMAAVAVGRLADHSHSLAEAVVKEDILPQLVRSLATQNRFYKKAAAFVLRAVAKHSPELSGVVVDCGGVDALVLCLEEFDPEVKEAAAWALGCIARHNASLSHSVLEAGAAPLLVLCLLEPDMALKRIAASTLSDICKHTPELAQTVVDTGAIAHLSQMILSRDVKLKRQVFSALSQISKHSVGLAELVVEAEVFPAAFVSLKDPDEYVRKNVATLMREVAKQTPELSQLIVNCGGLSKVIDYLGESRGQLRLPGIMMLGYVAVHGEGLAMAVILCKGVPQLALCLSEEPEQHMKAAAVWSIGQIGHHTPEHAKAVATAGLLPKLLQLYTDASSSEDLQAKSKKALKSILQKCTYVPALEPLLYDAPSNILKHVVCQFSKVLPHDSKARRLFVTSGGLKKVQEIDAEPGSALQEYINAINSCFPEEIVRYYSPGYSEVLLQRLESYQPA from the exons ATGAGTCAGCGGCAGATCGTTCAAG TTTTTGAGCAGTACCAGAAATCCAGGCAGCACTTTGTGCAAACTGTTGCTGATTTGGCGACCAGACCACAAAATACAGAAATCCTCCACAATGCAG GGGTGATGCCCATGCTCCGTTCCCTGATGCTGGACGCAGTCCCGAGcatccagcagatggcagcTGTGGCTGTGGGCCGTCTGGCAGACCACAGCCACAGCCTGGCTGAGGCGGTGGTGAAAGAGGACATCCTGCCCCAGCTGGTCCGATCTCTGGCCACGCAGAAC AGGTTTTATAAGAAGGCGGCCGCGTTTGTTCTGCGCGCGGTGGCCAAACACTCCCCTGAGCTGTCCGGGGTCGTGGTGGACTGCGGGGGGGTCGACGCTCTGGTCCTCTGCCTGGAGGAGTTTGACCCCGAGGTGAAGGAGGCCGCCGCCTGGGCTCTGGGCTGCATCGCGCGACACAATGCAT CTCTGTCCCATTCGGTGCTGGAAGCAGGGGCGGCCCCCCTCCTGGTGTTGTGTCTCCTGGAGCCCGACATGGCCCTCAAACGCATCGCGGCGTCCACGCTCAGCGACATCTGCAAACACACGCCAGAGCTGGCCCAGACCGTGGTGGACACCGGCGCCATCGCACACTTGTCCCAGATGATCCTCAGCCGGGACGTCAAGCTCAAG AGGCAGGTGTTCTCCGCCCTCAGCCAGATCAGCAAGCACTCGGTGGGCCTGGCCGAGCTGGTGGTCGAGGCCGAGGTCTTCCCCGCCGCCTTCGTCTCCCTCAAAGACCCCGACGAGTACGTCAGGAAGAACGTGGCGACCCTGATGAGGGAGGTGGCCAAGCAGACGCCCGAG CTGTCCCAGCTGATCGTGAACTGCGGCGGGCTGTCGAAGGTGATCGACTACCTGGGAGAGAGCCGCGGGCAGCTGCGGCTGCCGGGGATCATGATGCTGGGCTACGTGGCGGTGCACGGCGAAGGCCTCGCCATGGCCGTCATTCTCTGCAAG GGGGTGCCCCAGCTGGCCCTGTGCCTCTCGGAGGAGCCTGAGCAGCACATGAAGGCGGCGGCGGTGTGGTCCATAGGTCAGATAGGTCACCACACCCCTGAGCACGCCAAGGCGGTGGCCACGGCGGGCCTGCTGCccaaactgctgcagctctaCACGGACGCCAGCAGCTCCGAGGACCTGCAGGCCAAG AGTAAGAAGGCCCTGAAGAGCATCCTACAGAAGTGCACCTACGTCCCAGCTCTGGAGCCGCTCCTCTACGACGCTCCCAGCAACATCCTCAAGCACGTCGTCTGCCAGTTCAGCAAG gtgctgccTCACGACAGCAAGGCCCGCCGTTTGTTCGTGACCAGCGGAGGGCTGAAGAAAGTCCAGGAGATCGACGCCGAGCCGGGCTCGGCGCTGCAGGAGTACATCAACGCCATCAACAGCTGCTTCCCCGAGGAGATAGTCAG gtACTACTCACCCGGCTACTCAGAGGTCCTGCTGCAGCGGTTAGAGAGCTACCAGCCGGCGTGA